DNA sequence from the Alosa alosa isolate M-15738 ecotype Scorff River chromosome 2, AALO_Geno_1.1, whole genome shotgun sequence genome:
CGGAAGATTCTGACGCGCCACTTCCTGTGCCGCAAGGATGAGCTGTACCTCAGCTCCAATGGCAGCAAGCGACACAGAGACCAGATCAACATGACGATTGACCCTCTGCTATAGTAGGCCAACGAGAGAGAAGCCAACCTTTGCCCACGTAACATCCAATTTTAAATGTCTCCAGTGTTTTTTATACCATGAAATATGTGTAAAGGAATGTTTACAGAATAGAATGAGAGGATATGCTAGAAATACACGTTGAAATGCCTTGGATGTGAATTCTTATTTATGAAATGAGCACAGGACCATTGGTCTGATTCCTGAAAGCGGGTGCTGTTTTTTGTCTTTGGTGGATCTTTTTTCCGTTTGAGGGTAACTGTCATGCAGGACTTATCGAATAGTTTTACCTCTTCATGCTTACATCATAGACTACCACTATAGCAGATCACAGTCTCCCCAAACAACACGTACAAACTTGAAAATTCACTCCATTATCTAAGCCTCGACGAAGGATAAAACTAGTTAGAGATTATTAGAGCGGAGCTGCAGGCTTTCCAACGTAAAGACAAAATGTGACTTGTGCCAGTGTGTTGAAGGAAAAAAAGTCATAGGAAGCGCCCCTTATGGACCAATGTAAGCAGGAAATACCTGACTTTATGTCTGCAGTATCCGAGAAACCCTGAAGAACTGAAATAATCATTAAAGTGCAGAAGTCTTTATCGGCTTTGAAGCATTTCACAGATGCTTTTTAGTTAGTGGCAGTGGCTCAGAAGGTAGAGAAGTTGTCCAGTGGGAGGCTGCTGGTTTGAGCCCAACTCCTCCTGACCCTGTCGAAGTGTctttgagcaagacacttaaccccagtGCTCCCGATGAGCAGGTTGGcgccttgcatggcagcctccaccatcggtgtgtgaatgggtgaatgtgaggcatgatAATGTAAAATGCTTTGGGTGCTCGCAGGAGCCAAAAAAAacgctatataaatgcagtccatttaccataGTGGAGGATATACTGTACAAAGAACATCcaacagaaaacttgtaatttTGAACTATGACTTGTTTGGCACGTTTGAATTTCAATTacttttctgtatgtgtgtgtgtgtgtgtgtgtgtgtgtgtatatatatatatatatatatatatatatgcacatgtGAATCTTATTCTAGATTCAACTTAGAAAGCTCAGGAATGATCATCCTAGCGGTGGACACTTAAACAGGTCACTTAAGAGGGAGTCCAACTATTTCAGCCCTATTCTTAATTTATCTAAGCTTCAATCAGGATCCTTTTCTCCATGAGCTTCAGCTGTGACTTGTCCCAGccctcgtacacacacacacacacatgtgcagagcCTGGTCCCAGCTGTGCTGGCAGGGTCCTGACAGCCCAACTGTCACCCCACCAAGCCATGGGCAGCATTTGTCATTGAATGTGTGTATTCAATGAACCACTACTGACATCAGGatatacccaaacacacacacgtttctgaTAGGGGATGGCACTTAAGCATCGACATAAATGATAAAAGCTGCTTCCATCTTTAACAGTAAAAAATGCAGGACCTTAACTATAAATACATGAGAGCTGCTTCGACAACTGTAGCCATCCCACTACGCAGACTATGAATGTAAACGTTCAACACATTGCAGGCAGCACAGCTGACTAGAGGATTTCTTTGCTTGTTGTTTGTGAACATTTCCTGTGTGGTGGGGAGGACCATTCACTCGTCAATATCGGCTTGAAGTCAAGCATTGTACAAACACTACAATGGGAGTCCTAGAGCTTATAATGGTTTTCGGAGTAGATcgcaaggagagaaaaaaaaaaaaatcggaaaTGAATTGTGGCGCGTTCCTTATTAACTGTGAGTCTTCTGGTGCTGCACTGTGCTGTATGCGTACTTGGCCGAGCTTTCAAATGCACTGATGTGTGActaatgtgtttgttttcaccAGAATTTAAAACtatagaaacaaaaacaaaaaaacattttgtgttATGAGGCGCCTTGTGATGACAGTCAGTACCATCACAGTGTTGCTATTTATTGCATTATCCAGCAGCTCTTTTACAAAGGAATATAACGTAAATTGAGATTGATGTGAAATGCCAAAACTCCTAGGGCACAACTCTGAGTCTGGGTGTCATGCAAAGCTTGATGAAATGGTTAATTCAATACTTTAAGGGCTAAACTAGAGGAATGACTTTGTGGACATTCCATTGGAGACCAACCTGTACTTCATTCTACATTGTTGTCCATTAATCTTTTTACACTGATGTGCATTCCAGTAGAGCTGTGGTAAATAACTAAAACGCTTTTTTATATTGATGATTTATCAATCCTGCCACTGattaaaacaataaacagtgtttttaaaaagacaaACATTGTGTATTTTAAAAACTATGCTTCAGTAAGGTCATTAGTCAGCATATACAGTGGTTCACAATGTTTTGGTGTTTTCAGTGCTCGAAGAAGAAATTGTCATTCGTACTACAAATGTAAACCAGTATTGTTATTTAACATGAATAAAACTGTATGTATTGTGACTTATTTTGTTAATAAAAGTGTATGTTTATATAAAGCTAAgacttttatatttatcatgATGATATTAAAAGTGGAATAAAGAGGATGAATCTACGAAAATACAGATCAGTATTTTGGATGGGAATCACATTGACAGtgatattgtgttttttttttttttatgtactcACTGTTAGCCTATTTATACATAAATGACTGTTCTAAAAcagatagttccggtccttaattatgattggctgaattgcATTTAATGCCGTTGTAAAGCCCAGCACaagcttggcaaccattctgatAGAAGAAATATACTTCTTGgcagaagaatgattatctatgaataaatcgttaTACTTCTCGTTTCTAGGCATctattttatgaaatcttgccaGGTATATGTAGTAACCCTTCCCCTTAGCGGTTCCCACTTCCCCTTAACGGTTCTAAAATCAGtggaacctacggcctctctGTGCTTATTGTTTGAATATGTCTGCATTGTGTAAGGTTAATTGACAATATAAGATATTAATGTGGACTTGCACATTAATCAAAAATTTGGCatgaaaatgtcaaaaatgtttATTGTAAAATGTAAGACCTTTGAACAACAAGCAAGTTATACTGATCCCTATTAGCAATAACAGACTAGATttcttattttaaaataaagggacactacaaatacatacaaggtAAGTTAACTGAAACAATACATTGCATACATGCTTTGACAAGGGATTAAATGGCTATTTTTTggctcaaacacacagagaatgcAAATCAGGCTTAACATCTGGTCACAAGAGGCTTCAAAGTGAAATTTGAAGCTGAGCTCATGTTTGAACAAAATTTGCAAAGCAGAAAATGAAAAGGAACACATGTAGTTTCATATAACCTACTGTATGAAAGCTGTATTTTACTGTTTTTGTCCACAGGGACCTCGCCGAAATGAACATATCCctttttactttcactttcactactAGTTAGTTTTGACAGATGCTAAAGGTAATAAGGCTAAATCATCCTAGTTGCTGAACACAAAGCATCTTCCCCTCACTCGCCTGAACTGGCGAGTGTTTCAGCTATGTCTGACCTGTCTGGATGTCACTGTAGACTCTACAGGGCTGTCTATGGTATCCTTATTCATCTTTCATCTGTGTGGTTGTCCGGCGCTGGAGTCCGTCATCTATGAGTCAGTGTCCGCTTGACCTGCCAGTATTCGTGACATGTCCTGGTCGGACACTTGCTCATGTTGGGACAGCCCCATAGCCTGGCACAGGTAGGCAGCCAGAATGTGCTTACACTGAGGATGGAAAATGAGACAAGACAGCACAGGTCACCAgagagacacagcacacaggggAGTAATGCAGTTAGCATGATGGAGAGGATCAAGCAATGTCCCATatccacaaacaaaaacagatgtGCTCCGCCACAACAGATCATCCCAACTGTTACATTCACATGTATTCATTATCAGACTCTTTTAGCCAAGGCAGAGACATAAAAGTTACTGTGTTGTGCTATTTAAATCATCAATGCTGTAGAgtcagtagatagatagatatcctttattgatccccaaggggaaattcaaggtcaggtctcagtagcatacagacatcacacacaacatgcactaacataaataaaagtatataatacacaactaagcaataaggacagtagaagataaagaatatactaaaatacaaattatactaaataacactaaatccaaatcaagtctaaaacagtatccacatactGTGCATAAGGGTGATTATTGATCATTGATTAAGAAATGATGATGAGTATTGATCAAAAGAcatgcaaactcaatcaccttcaactaaacacttcaaagaccaaggagatggtggtggatttccgcaggtctaagcccgctctgctaccagtctccattgatggggtcaatgtggaggtggtaagcacctacaactATCTGTGTCTCcatctggacaataaactggactggtcagccaacactgatgcactctacaagaaaggacagagcaggctgtacttcctgaggaggctgcggtccttcaatgtgtgcagcaagctcctcaggatgttctatcagtctgttgtggccagcgccctcttctatgcagtggtttgctggggaggaagcacaaagaagaaggatgctgggcgacttgacaggctggtaaggaaggctggctctatagtgggagctgaactagagtgcatcacttcaatatctgacaaaaggaccctaaacaaactgatcaacatcttggacaatgaatgtcatccactctacagcactatcaaaaagcaaaagagcttgatcagctggagacttcgctcactgccatgcacaactgaaaggctgaggaagtcatttgttcctagggccattgaactgttcaatgcctcactaaagggaagaggagagatagacttctctgcttagtctgtctgcctctccaccctctccatctccatgttttttgagtactgactgcccactactgcttactactgttttactaatgtacacagcctaatgttttcactacttttttactgctacactgtttttcatgctatattagcacacatgatcaagggcaggcttctgatacaatactgaatgaatgaatggctataaccctattacctcaacctgttcttgcactgaaatagtttttttattttaccttgtctacattatactttactctcctagtTGTCTATAttttttatgctggtctctagaccttcctcttgcactgttggactactttttgcaccttcaccatgacactcactttcttgagcaccttgccaggcacacataactaaggactatggttgaactactgtttgcaccttcaccatgacactcactccctttagcacctcaccagacccggccctgtcactacaagcgtcttatgcttgatcaccctcaagcacattggactttcttaatttaacttatatagtgtatttagtgtttagttttgttagttttcttatcttctaatgtctttattgtacagttgagtttagttatatgtttatacttatacttatgtttaccatttctgctgtaagtgcatgttgtgtgttatgtctgtatgctactgagacccttgaatttccccttgaggatcaataaagtatctatctatctatcaatcaatctatctatctatctatctatctatctatctatctatctatctatctatctatctatctatctatctatctatctactatctatctactatctatctatcgatccaTCCTCAAGCATATAAGATGAAAAACTTGTATGGAAACATTTAAGTTGCTGGGTGAGTAAGCCACAACCCACTCAAGCATCCGTTTCTGTGTAAGTGAAGCCTTGTTTCCTGGAACACTGTCTGACATCAGGACACAGCAGACACTCACTAGTGACGACAAGCATCTGAACACCACCACTGTGCTGTGGCTGCCTCCTTTGCTTCTGAGCTGCTGTGATGGGCTCTGGGGCAGACAACAACAATTTGCCCATGGGGGGAACAAACAGCCTAAATGAAAGATTTTATGAGGATAGAAACTCAAATGTCAGTTTTAACAGGATGTTTGGTttaccacacagcacacacagacagacagacacacacacacacaatggcaggCCCCTGGGTCTGAATATGGTGCTCGGGGATTGCTTAACCAAACAGGTAGCATTAGCTGCTTATTTTTGGTTCTCTGCCTTTGGCGCTTTAGCCTCCTGTGTCTAGGTGAACAGACCATAAACTAATCACAATAACCTAGCCAGAGTGATTATAACAAGCCGGTCAAAATTCAGCCATTTTGCCAAAGAAAATGTAGTGTTGCAACAGGCTGTTCCAACATTCTCCCCATAAACAAAACATTGCATTGACACATTTAACTTCTGCACTATAAAAAGACTCAGGGAAGGGAATTCATGAACAACCCAAGATCTACACCACATTGTCTGGATATAAAAGCATGACCGTCCAGGGGAGCTTCCCCTATACCAACACCACAGGTTTGTTTCAGCTGGGATCTTCCGCCCTTTCAGAAACATCACCACCCGAAGGCTCCAGGGACAGTTCTAGAATGTGACTATGTACAGTTGTACACCGTCTTTGAGATCAGTTCAGGCTACGATCCAGGGACATGCACAGATATTAGTAAATCATTTACTGCCTCTTAACTCATATTTATTGTTTCAGCAGTTCAAGCAGTTCAAGCATGGCAGGCAACTGAATTTCTGTTTTCATACTGGCATGAGTATTGAAGGACTACATCACACCCCTCAACAATATATTTGTTTAAACTCACCATTATTTTGCTATGACTTCATGATAATGACTCTGCGTCTAGTTGTTCTGTCTCTCCCACACAGCATACCGTATGAAAACATCCTCTAAATAGAGCTTTTTGACACATGAGGGTAATCTAAACCAGCTGGCCCCTGGCATAGTCGAGACACTGTGGTGATGCACTTCACACATACCTCCACACACAGAAGACACAAGCTCGAGCATCGAAAACACCAACAGTATCAGAACCACATGCTGCCAGGGGAAGGGGTCAAGCTTGATAGATTTATTAACGTTGTACACTATATTTCATTGTTATGACTGCAACAACTACTGCAGTTGTCAAGATGAGAGACCCACTGTTACAGCAACTGTGTAAAATAAGAAAAAGGTTTATGCAGCATTCCATAACCTCTGGAACAGGCCATGTACATCAACAGTAAAACTGGGAACTGAGAAAAGGTTTCTCAATGTTTATGACGTCTGAGAAAAACGCGTGTTGAAAATCCAACACACCCTTATGAAGTTatcaaagaagaaaagagaactAATGAGAGGGATTTACTGAACAGACTCCAAATGAGAACTGCACTAGCTGATGCAAGAGCCCCAACAGTGTCTTGCTCAGATCTCAGCTTGTGACTGTTGCAACCACAGAAACTCCGAGACACCTCTGCATTTCTCTGCTTTTTTAACACCTTCACAGAGCATCAGTGTTGCAGTGTTGTGCGCTTGTCACAAAATGGACAGAAAAATACAAAGTGTGATGAAAGGGCGTAGGAACACAAAAGGAAATCAGGTCTCTGTCCACCACAGGGCTCCTTTCCCTTTCTCCCAAAGATGACATAGAATGGATGAACGTGAGTGTTTTACCTTGTTCTCTGATGTTAACATAGAAGGttatgggtcattccacgtcaattgaaccagggcccacgcacttaggtctcaaaaaattctgaaaaaattaccaggtgtacctatgttacccaggagacacactgtaaaattactcttatgcaagatcaatactttccaagatacagccagttttacagggggagggggtgtcgattttgttcgggctcttttttttgtcaaagttcacaagcccacagcgcaagaactaaaccatgtaggaggctcaaattttgcatgctggtacataaataggaatagtatgtagcaaaatcgtccgcgtttggtctggataatcctgcatggtcatagctgtccctcaaagttgatacaaattttattggagtttttggctgggctctgtttaagccttcagaagacatatttgtactaaacataggctcttgatttattttccttactgagataagtagaaacactctcacaaaatgcaatgaacagaaaataaatcccttcagggtctgaacagcagacctcacaagtctgaaaaatcattttggttatcattttcagagcacccaaacaccttgtgggaatatacaaagattttttaaatattctccatgatcccttctttttgaaaacaccaatttgacttgtcttatgcaaatctttcctttttattttccaccctgaacatgggcaaaatgccccattgacatcaatatgttttatatagagtcaccacactgccacctgtggttgtatagagtaacctgtggtagctctatacaaaacatattgatgtcaatggtgcattttgcccatgttcagggtggaaagtgaaaaagaaagatttgcataagacaagtcaaattggtgttttaaaaaaagaaaagatcatggagaataaagaaaaaaaatatttaaaaaaatttttgtatattcccacaaggtgtttaggagctctgaaaatgagaaccaaaatgattttttagacttctaaggtctgctgttcagaccctgaaggaatttattttctgttcattgttttttgagagtgtttctacttatctcagtaaggaaaataaatcaagagcctatgttgagtacaaatatgtcttctgaaggctaaaacagagcccagccaaaaactccaataaaatttgtatcaactttgagggacagctatgaccatgcaggattatccagaccaaacgtgacgattttgctacatactattcctatttatgtaccagcatgcaaaatttgagcctcctacatggtttagttcttgcgctgtgggcttgtgaactttgacaaaaaaaagagcccgaacaaaatcgacaccccctccccctgtaaaactggctgtatcttggaaagtactgatcttacataagagtaactttacagtgtgtctcctgggtaacataggtacacctggtaattgtttcagaattttttgagacctaagtacgtgggccctggttgaattgacgtggaatgacccttatGCGACTTTGGTCAGACAAAAACATGCTCATGTGCTATTCTACAAGCCCATTTACAACCGTATTATTAGGCTGGGGAATAAAATGACCAATTTTAGCAGATATCTAGAGTCCCCTCATGCTTATCTGGCAGCCACGTGAATAATTAAGTGAGCCAATCCCTCCTTGTTCAGCAAAGCCAAAGTGAAAACAGTTTTCCATTCTATGTTTGCTTTAAGATGGGTCTGGATTCCATGTACACATCTCAACACATCTATCTAGAAGTCATACAGCATGTCCATGTCCCCTCCCACCTGCACTCATGGGGTCCCAATTTGCATGTTGTCTATGAAGAAAGTTATTGTGCATGAACCATCATGTGGCACGAGAGAGCTTTTAGCCTACCCACCGATGTTTGTGCTAGGATCTTTCTCATGTAATTTGCAAATAGATGTTGCGTTATGTTGCAAGCTTCAGTTTCATTTTAGACTTTGCCTTTGCCCAGCTTTTAAGTTAGGGCTCATACTGCTTTGTGGCTAAACAGAGGGAACTGAAACCACACATAATCAAATGACATTTAAGATAAACAGGAGATAAACAAGTTTTTTTGCCTCTGGGGATTAGCAAATTCCTTTCAGACCAGGGGAACATTGCTGCAGCAAGGACGGCAAATGGTAGGAACGTTGTGAGGGTGGACAAAATGCTGTGCTGGCCCGCTCTGAACGCTGACCTAAAGGCCTGcaggtgtgtacaggtgtgtacAGCGCATGTgggcaggcagggagggatggacAGGAGACTCACCAGCAGACTGGTGTTCCGCTTCAGCACCAGTATGGAGAAGGCCGGGCATGGGCAATAGTGACAGGAGGTGAAGCAGGTGTAGCGCTGACCTGAGCCCCCCATGACCTGACGGAGAGAATGAGACAAGATTAGAGTGAGACAGAGGGATGGATGAAAGTAAGTACGAGtacaagagggagagggagaggcatcTTCTGTTGATTACGCTTTGCTctttagagagggagagggagaggaatctTCTGTTGATTACGCTTTGCTctttagagagggagagggagaggcgtCTTCTGTTGATTACGCTTTGCTCTTTATTGGCTTCAAAAAGCCACCTGTTTGCACAGCGCAGTTCCTACAGCTTGGTCTTGCCAACATTGAGACGTCAGGGTCACTCTCGTTAATGTCAAATCTGCCTTGTGCAGAGCCAACTCTGGCATTCCCTCTAGGGGGCCAAAGCCAAGTCTGAGAGTCAGTTTGCCCTTGACTTCACTGCGTGGGAAACCCCACAGCCTGACCAAACAGCCCGAGGACAGATACAGTGTGTGCCACTGCAGAGCTGGACAGCCCACAACACAAAAGCAACACTCTCCTGAGCTTGCTGCGCAGAGATGGAAATGAAACGACACATCTGAAT
Encoded proteins:
- the zswim7 gene encoding zinc finger SWIM domain-containing protein 7 isoform X1, producing MSSPIFPFVAEQLLKDIEKSYKERAQLPDDLLIALRYVFGSCALQALDLVDQRSVTCVSSPSGRRVFRVMGGSGQRYTCFTSCHYCPCPAFSILVLKRNTSLLSPSQQLRSKGGSHSTVVVFRCLSSLCKHILAAYLCQAMGLSQHEQVSDQDMSRILAGQADTDS
- the zswim7 gene encoding zinc finger SWIM domain-containing protein 7 isoform X3 → MSSPIFPFVAEQLLKDIEKSYKERAQLPDDLLIALRYVFGSCALQALDLVDQRSVTCVSSPSGRRVFRVMGGSGQRYTCFTSCHYCPCPAFSILVLKRNTSLLCKHILAAYLCQAMGLSQHEQVSDQDMSRILAGQADTDS
- the zswim7 gene encoding zinc finger SWIM domain-containing protein 7 isoform X2, which codes for MSSPIFPFVAEQLLKDIEKSYKERAQLPDDLLIALRYVFGSCALQALDLVDQRSVTCVSSPSGRRVFRVMGGSGQRYTCFTSCHYCPCPAFSILVLKRNTSLLSPSQQLRSKGGSHSTVVVFRCLSSLVSVCCVLMSDSVPGNKASLTQKRML